In Drosophila subpulchrella strain 33 F10 #4 breed RU33 chromosome X, RU_Dsub_v1.1 Primary Assembly, whole genome shotgun sequence, the DNA window GAGGACCGGTCAGTTGCCTGTTCCTCAAATATCTCATGCCCAATACTGCAGTTCCTCTTAAATGGCTTTGGAATTTGAGTCCCTTGAATGGGTTTTCGGTAAGGAACTGATTTATGGCCAGTCAATCCAGAAGTTTATATTGATAACTCTTGCTATTCCCATAGTTTTATCGTAAAATCTGCATGAACTCAATGGCCACCGCGGGAGGACTACGGgatcagatttccgttttgATAGAGCTTCTAAGAGCCAAGGACAAGGAGCTCCAACAGTATCGGAATGACGGACACAAGCTGTGGAGAGGTAAGTTTCTGGTTCAAATATACTTACTAGTAGatttcgtttcgtttttcAATATAAGCTGCATTCCTTTTCCCTATTTCCTTTGGAaagtttttaaagtaaaacCCATTGAAATAATatctatgtttattgtagacCATCAAGggcttaacttttttttttagaataaGTGTATAAAATAGTAATGAACATTGTACATATCTCATATGAAAAGAAAGTAAAGATATTGGGTATGTACAATGTGATATCCGCATAGTAAGAATTTTTCTTGTAATCTTAAGGTACACTATTGAAGCACTTTTGTGTTAATGTCAtgttaatttttaattcattatgCCTTAAGGCACTCTaagtatttataatatttcctACTTTAACTAGACAAGATTATTAATAAGCGCAATATCTTACTATCTCCTTTAGTGACTGCGGTTACAAAGCCATTCGATATCGAGGCTTTTAAGGTAGAGCACCAAGTCTTGCTGGATGACGCTACTGCTTACAAGCAAGTAAAGGACGCATTTGCAGGGGAACCACCCTCGTGTAGTTCATCTGGGCTCTCTTCACCCGTGTCGCAGGATGTTAAACTCAAGACTCCGTCTACTGGCTCTACAATTTCGGCGGAATCAATTAGCCCAAAAGTGACTCCAGGCTCTAAGTTTCCTTTATACTATGCAGCTGTATCCCCAAAAACATTGGATGCACCAAGCGCAAAATTGTCTCCACGCAACAGGTTCGGTTTATAAAGACTATatctttttaaaatactttgataTATCTTAATATTTTCAGGAAGCGCAAGGCCCTTGAAgccaataaaaatcatttGGAGCGCAAGGTAATGGAACGCCGTTCTAATCCGCAACTCGAGTACAAAAGTTCCCAGAGTTCCCAAGAAGCAGACATGGGTGATTGGCTTACAGAGATAACGCCGAAAATTAAAAGGGAAAATGTTGAAGATGCCGAAGAGCCGTCAACATCGGCTGTGACTACTCAATCTGCCTTGGCAAAACTTACCAAAGTTAATGCAACAGTAGGGGCAGCTGATATTAAAACTGAAATTGTGTCTAAGGAGGACGCCATCGAAACATCTGATACTGCCGACGAGGACGAGACTTTAACACCTTTACAAACTGTAGAGTTCATTTTACGGGAGATTGAATCTGTTCAAGAAGTATTTGATTACTCACAACCGCCCATTCAAGAGCGCGAAGGCCTTGATTCTCAAGTTCAAGATATTTTCGGATCTCCGAAACTAATTATTGATGAAAACGAAGGACTTGATGATTCGGCAGAAAACGGGGACACCGAAGAGGAAAAAGGGTCACCGGAACAACTCACCGAGCTGGAGGAGCTAAAAGCCATCCTACGTCGCACAACGGCTCACACCAAAAACATGATTGAGAAGCACGGAGTCAACAAAAAAGAAGAGTAAGGGAATAGTCCCGCTCTAAATGGTGTAGCACCAAAAGTTTAAGCTCTAGTACataggtttttttttcatgGTTGATAAAATCGGACACTACAAATCCTCAGTGATAAAAGGATGAACTGcgatataaataatttatatattataatgaaatttcttGATTAACAAGAATTCCGAGTTCCGTTGGTACTCGAAAAGTTAGGTCTTGTTTTGTGGATCAAAACGTGAAGGATTTCAAAAGGACCATTTCATCATTTACTTAACCATATCTTAATCTCACAACAGCTcaccaaaaatatgattgagaAACATGAAGtcaacaaaaaagaaaagtaagGGAATACTCCCACTCTAAATGGTATAGCACCAAAAGTTTAAGCTCTAGTacataagttttttttttcatggTTGATAAAATCGGACACTACAAATCCCCAGTGATAAAAGGATGAACTGcgatataaaataatttatatattataatgaaATATCTTGATTGACAAGAATACCGAGTTCCGTTGGTACTCGAAAAGTTAGGTCTTGTTTTGTGTATCAAAACGTGAAGGATTACAAAAGGACCATTTCATCATTTACTTAACCATATCTTAATCACACCAAATATATCTACTTgtacctgtttaatgacggaagAATCCCTACTAACTTATCAACCGATTAGTCACGGTTTTGTATGGGAGCGTCACACCGAAATTCATGGTTATTCATTTTTTCACAAATGTATTTTACTTTGTTCATATGTTTTATTACAATGACTAATAAATTCGATTGAAACACGGACATTTTAATGTGATTGCTACATGTTTAAATGAGTTGGAAAACAAAGCTTTAAAACCAACAGgttaaaatatattcaaaGGAAATGTAGTAAATAATGTGGCAAAAATTAACACGATGTTTTGGCCGTTAAATTCCATACGGTTTTTAGGTTTAAGCccttttttttagtttaacaTGCGGACGAGAAAAGCGCCGAAGTAAGGTTACAGTAGTTGCTATGGGGCTTGGTGATTCCAAACCCTTTCGCGT includes these proteins:
- the LOC119557396 gene encoding uncharacterized protein LOC119557396 is translated as MLLKTVDINGELCVFTCFEEEGEVLTFYLHKPEKNLSFSETVIRDEFQERLKMVNPRVKFPEDAARLALLTADPLHVDASGGPVSCLFLKYLMPNTAVPLKWLWNLSPLNGFSFYRKICMNSMATAGGLRDQISVLIELLRAKDKELQQYRNDGHKLWRVTAVTKPFDIEAFKVEHQVLLDDATAYKQVKDAFAGEPPSCSSSGLSSPVSQDVKLKTPSTGSTISAESISPKVTPGSKFPLYYAAVSPKTLDAPSAKLSPRNRKRKALEANKNHLERKVMERRSNPQLEYKSSQSSQEADMGDWLTEITPKIKRENVEDAEEPSTSAVTTQSALAKLTKVNATVGAADIKTEIVSKEDAIETSDTADEDETLTPLQTVEFILREIESVQEVFDYSQPPIQEREGLDSQVQDIFGSPKLIIDENEGLDDSAENGDTEEEKGSPEQLTELEELKAILRRTTAHTKNMIEKHGVNKKEE